The Methanotorris formicicus Mc-S-70 region TTTGTGTATTTTTTTATCACAACTATAAAATTTTTTAATTCCATTAAACACATAACAACACAAAAATAGAAATTGTAAGATGGATAATTTTTAAGAAATTAACCTTTTATGACCTTAACATAAAAATTCCTATGTCTTGGACCGTCAAATTCACAGAAATAAATTCCCTGCCATGTTCCTAAAAGTAATTTCCCATTTGTAATTATAACCGTTAAAGAACATCCAAATGTGGAACTCTTTATATGGGCGTCAGAGTTCCCTTCCAAGTGTGTAAATGGATAATCTCTTGGGATTTTATCTTTTAGGAATGCTATTATATCCCTCCTCACAGAGGGATCGGCATTCTCGTTTATGGTTATGGCTGATGTTGTGTGGGGAGTAAATATTACTGCTATCCCTTCCTTTACATTTGCTTTTTTAACACTCTCCTCAACATAATTTGTTATATCAATCATCTCTTCTCTTGAATTTGTTCTTATTGAATATTTGAAGAGCATATTATCCCTCAAAATCCTCTTTCTTTATTTCATCAAATACATACTCAAATTCTCCATTTATTAGCATTTCCAATTCCTTTGGAGTTAGTATTGGTTTGTCATATAAGGCGTAATCATCCATCACAATCCTTGGACATGCAACTATTACATACGCATCAACATCATAAATTAAGGATTGGGGGGAGAGATTATTTACAACAATTAATAGGTAGTCAATTTTAGCATTTTTTAATAAATTCTTCACATACTCAAGAACCTTCTTTCTACATTGTCCCTTTTTTGTGGATAAAACGATACCAATTTTCTTTGGGGGATTTATCATCAACTTTGAGATGACAGCAATTCTTCTCTTTATCAATTTGTTTATTTCCTCTTCTTCAATGGATGAAACCTCTCCTGTTACTGGATTGTAAATAATTACTGGTTTTTTTATTTTGTATGCAATCATTAGCGGATGAAACCTCCCAGTTCCAACAAACAAAATATTGCCTTCTTTATTTATTTCTGCCCTACAGCCCAGTACGATGGTAGGGTTGTATCTTTTTAAGAGTTCTTTATATTGAATTGTTGTTGCTACAGTGGAGATATTTTTTTCTTTTATAATATCCTTAATATCGTTAAGGATCCCATTTTTCTCTTTTTCATCAAAGATATGATAAACTGGGACAAAAATCGTTGGGATTGAAGGTTTTGCATATTCTAACTCCTCATGCCCATAGTGGATAATCAAATCAATTCCCAAATGCCCAACCTCACCATCAACCAAATCACAACCACCAAAGCACGTTCCTCCCCAAATCATCAACTCTAAACTTTTTCCTTTTTTATTAAAGTATTCTTTTATCTTTTCAATCTCTTTTTCAACGTCCCTCTTTAACCCTTCTGGAATTTGAAATAGGATTCTTTTTGCATTTCTTTTTTCTATCTCTTTAATGACCCTTTCAGTTTCTAAATTCCACATTTTCACCACATCCACACATCACTAAAGTTTTTTAAGTTAAATTTATATATTTTGTTTGATTATAATGGTTTGCAATAAATGTTTAAATTCTAAATTTAGAATTGTATTCTATGATAAATTTTAATTTAAGAAGTTTAATAAATTTGAATGACCTTCGGGTTTTGTAAATTTTTTACTTATGAGTTTTTTGCTTTTATTTTTATGTTGATTTTTATAGGATTATGGAAGTGGAATTATGACACAAATGATTGATGCTAAAAATGGAACTATTACAAAAGAAATGGAATTTGTTGCAAAAGAAGAAGGAATAGAAATTGATAAACTAAGAAGGTTGATTGCAAAAGGTTATGTTGTTATTCCAAAAAATATAAGCAGAAACACAAAACCAGTAGGTATTGGAGAAGGATTGAGAACAAAGATAAACGCAAACATTGGAACCTCTCCAGATTTTGTAGATATTGATTTGGAAGTTAAGAAGGCAAAAATAGCGGAAAAGTATGGAGCAGATGCAATAATGGACTTAAGTACTGGAGGAAATTTAAGGAAAATCAGAAAGGCAATAATGGATGCAACAAACTTACCAATTGGAACAGTTCCAATCTATGAAGTTGGAGTTGAGGCAAAGAAAAAATATGGAAGAGTTATTGATATGGATGAAGATTTAATATTCAATGTCATAGAAAGACAGGCAAAAGAAGGCATTGATTTTATGACCCTGCATTGTGGAATAACAAAAGAAAGTGTAGAGACACTTAAAAAAAGTGGTAGGATAATGGGCGTTGTTAGTAGGGGCGGAGCATTTTTAACCGCTTATATATTGTATCACCAAAAAGAAAATCCCCTCTATGAGAACTTTGATTATTTGTTGGATATTCTTAAAGATTATGATGTTACTATAAGTTTAGGGGATGGAATGAGGCCCGGTTGTTTGGCAGATAACACAGATAGGGCACAAATACATGAACTCATTGTATTGGGGGAACTCGTTGATAGATGTAGGGAAAAAGGCGTTCAATGCATGGTTGAAGGTCCAGGACATATTCCTTTAAACAACATAGATGCAAATATGAAGTTGCAAAAGAGCATTTGCAAAAATGCCCCATTTTATGTTTTGGGTCCAATTGTCACTGACTTAGCCCCGGGATATGATCACATAACCTCGGCAATTGGGGGAGCACTTGCAGCATACTCTGGAGCGAATTTCTTGTGCTATGTAACCCCTTCTGAGCATGTTAGAATAATGACTGAAAGTGATGTTAAAGAAGGAGTTATTGCAGCAAAGATTGCTGCTCAGGCTGCTGATGTTGCAAAAGGAAATGCAAAAGCATGGGAAAAAGAAATAGCGATGGCTTATGCAAGAAAAAACCACGACTGGGAAAAGCAGTTTGAGTTGGCTATTGATAAAGAAAAACCTAAGAAGATGAGGGAAGAAATTCCTTCATTAGATGAAAAGGCGTGCAGTATTTGTGGAGAGTACTGTGCTTTGTTAATGGTTGAGGAGTTGGGAAAGAGATAATATTAATAGATACGTTGGTTTCAAATGTAATTACAAATTTTTTTCATAAAAAATTTTAAATTTAATTTTAAAGTATTAATTTAAAGTAATAGTAAAATAGAATAAAAAAACTATTTTGGTGTTATATATGAAAAAAGAACTAATGACAAAAATTTTAAATAAAGAAATTGTCAAAGCACTCGGATGTACGGAAGTGGGATTAATTGGTTATGCTGTTGCATTATGCAAACCAGAGAATCCCTACAACATAGAGGAGATAGATTTAACTCTCGACAAAGGGACATTTAAAAATGCCTTCTCTGTTGGAGTTCCAAATACCAATGGATTTGGAATTTTACCTGCGGTTGTTGGTGGATTATTAGGAAATGCGGAGAAGAAATTGATGATATTTGATGGGATAAAATACAGCAAAGAATTGGAAGATTACATAAAAGATAGATTAAAAATTGATGTTGTTGATGGGGACATATATTGCAAGGTTGTAATAAAAACCAAAGATGGGGATGTAAAATCAAATATAATAAAAGGAAGTCACTTGAATACAAATGAAGATGATGAAAACTTAAAAAATGCATTTAAATTCCTAACTTTAACTGATTTTTTAGAATATATTGAAGATATTCCAAAGGAAATTGAAAACCTAATAATAGAAACAATAAAAACAAATAAAGAACTTGTAAATAGCGAATATCTAAAATTAGGAAATGATGAACTCTCATATATCATAGAAAAAACTACATCGGCATGTTACGAGAGAATGAGGGGGATAAATAAACCTGCGATGGCAATTGCAGGCAGTGGAAATATGGGCATAATGGCAACAATGCCAATCATTGCGTATCATGAGTTTAAAGGCAAAGATACTAAAAAATTAATAAAATCCTTAACTTTATCGGCATTAATAACAATTTATGCAACTTATCATTCATCCTACATCTCCTCAATGTGTGGATGTGTGAATAGAGGGGGTTTAGGGGCTTTGTGTGGGTTATGTTATTACATTTATGGAAGTAATGTAGATAAAATAACAGAGGCAGTAAAAAGTTTCACAGGTAATTTAGTGGGTATCATCTGCGATGGAGGAAAAGTTGGCTGTGCATTAAAACTTGCCTCTGGATGTTTTGCAGTATATAGTTCTTTATTTGTGGAGATTCCTTCAAACAACGGAATTGTTGGAGAGACATTCGAGGAATGCATTGAAAATATTGTAAAAATAGGGAATGTGATGAAACCTG contains the following coding sequences:
- a CDS encoding secondary thiamine-phosphate synthase enzyme YjbQ, with the protein product MLFKYSIRTNSREEMIDITNYVEESVKKANVKEGIAVIFTPHTTSAITINENADPSVRRDIIAFLKDKIPRDYPFTHLEGNSDAHIKSSTFGCSLTVIITNGKLLLGTWQGIYFCEFDGPRHRNFYVKVIKG
- the dph2 gene encoding diphthamide biosynthesis enzyme Dph2, yielding MWNLETERVIKEIEKRNAKRILFQIPEGLKRDVEKEIEKIKEYFNKKGKSLELMIWGGTCFGGCDLVDGEVGHLGIDLIIHYGHEELEYAKPSIPTIFVPVYHIFDEKEKNGILNDIKDIIKEKNISTVATTIQYKELLKRYNPTIVLGCRAEINKEGNILFVGTGRFHPLMIAYKIKKPVIIYNPVTGEVSSIEEEEINKLIKRRIAVISKLMINPPKKIGIVLSTKKGQCRKKVLEYVKNLLKNAKIDYLLIVVNNLSPQSLIYDVDAYVIVACPRIVMDDYALYDKPILTPKELEMLINGEFEYVFDEIKKEDFEG
- the thiC gene encoding phosphomethylpyrimidine synthase, which gives rise to MTQMIDAKNGTITKEMEFVAKEEGIEIDKLRRLIAKGYVVIPKNISRNTKPVGIGEGLRTKINANIGTSPDFVDIDLEVKKAKIAEKYGADAIMDLSTGGNLRKIRKAIMDATNLPIGTVPIYEVGVEAKKKYGRVIDMDEDLIFNVIERQAKEGIDFMTLHCGITKESVETLKKSGRIMGVVSRGGAFLTAYILYHQKENPLYENFDYLLDILKDYDVTISLGDGMRPGCLADNTDRAQIHELIVLGELVDRCREKGVQCMVEGPGHIPLNNIDANMKLQKSICKNAPFYVLGPIVTDLAPGYDHITSAIGGALAAYSGANFLCYVTPSEHVRIMTESDVKEGVIAAKIAAQAADVAKGNAKAWEKEIAMAYARKNHDWEKQFELAIDKEKPKKMREEIPSLDEKACSICGEYCALLMVEELGKR
- a CDS encoding L-serine ammonia-lyase, iron-sulfur-dependent, subunit alpha is translated as MKKELMTKILNKEIVKALGCTEVGLIGYAVALCKPENPYNIEEIDLTLDKGTFKNAFSVGVPNTNGFGILPAVVGGLLGNAEKKLMIFDGIKYSKELEDYIKDRLKIDVVDGDIYCKVVIKTKDGDVKSNIIKGSHLNTNEDDENLKNAFKFLTLTDFLEYIEDIPKEIENLIIETIKTNKELVNSEYLKLGNDELSYIIEKTTSACYERMRGINKPAMAIAGSGNMGIMATMPIIAYHEFKGKDTKKLIKSLTLSALITIYATYHSSYISSMCGCVNRGGLGALCGLCYYIYGSNVDKITEAVKSFTGNLVGIICDGGKVGCALKLASGCFAVYSSLFVEIPSNNGIVGETFEECIENIVKIGNVMKPVDDEIIEILKNK